The following are encoded in a window of Variovorax paradoxus genomic DNA:
- a CDS encoding PulJ/GspJ family protein, producing MPRIRKPSRARGFTLIELLVAIAVMALLALVSWRGLDSMSRATTQNQLRADAVLTLQATLAQWSADLDAVTLLAQTRPIDWDGRVLRMTRRGSDTSTPTVQVVAWTLRPGADGTRWRRWQSAPFATRGEWVQAWNLAAAWAQDGAAPTAGATDVALMPVNSWQLAYFRNNAWVPAEPLPVAAANPSNPAGALVALPDGVRLVLTLPPGDGLSGTLTRDWVRPTLGGPRS from the coding sequence ATGCCGCGCATCCGCAAGCCTTCGCGCGCACGCGGCTTCACGCTCATCGAGCTGTTGGTCGCCATCGCCGTGATGGCGCTGCTCGCGCTGGTGAGCTGGCGCGGCCTGGACAGCATGTCGCGCGCCACCACGCAGAACCAGCTGCGCGCCGACGCGGTGCTCACGCTGCAGGCCACGCTCGCGCAATGGAGCGCCGACCTCGACGCCGTCACCCTGCTCGCGCAGACCCGTCCGATCGACTGGGACGGCCGCGTGTTGCGCATGACGCGCCGCGGCAGCGACACCAGCACGCCGACCGTGCAGGTCGTTGCGTGGACATTGCGCCCCGGCGCCGACGGCACGCGCTGGCGGCGCTGGCAATCGGCGCCCTTCGCCACGCGCGGCGAATGGGTGCAGGCCTGGAACCTCGCGGCCGCCTGGGCACAGGATGGCGCCGCGCCCACCGCCGGCGCCACCGATGTGGCACTGATGCCCGTCAACAGCTGGCAGCTCGCGTACTTCCGCAACAACGCCTGGGTGCCGGCCGAGCCGCTGCCCGTCGCGGCAGCGAACCCGTCCAACCCGGCCGGCGCACTCGTCGCCCTGCCCGACGGCGTGCGGCTCGTGCTGACCCTGCCGCCCGGCGACGGGCTCTCAGGCACGCTCACGCGCGACTGGGTCCGGCCGACGCTCGGGGGGCCGCGCTCATGA
- the gspN gene encoding type II secretion system protein N produces the protein MARRPPVPDLQPRRGSWRWAVLGAVTGVLVAVVLFAPARWLASALSGWTQGRLLLVNPRGTVWNGTAAVVFASGAGGAQAVSLPGLLNWRMWPNWRGLSARLDLSCCAAQPLGLQASPRADGLQLTWQDARSRWPATLLTGLGAPWNTLKLEGALDLNTRAFAMQWDGPALRIEGQATLDATDVSSALSTLRPMGSYRLSLEGGTRPTLLLSTREGSLELNGSGSWSGTALRFNGEASAAPGREDALSNLLNIIGRRDGARSIITLG, from the coding sequence ATGGCGAGACGCCCTCCGGTCCCCGACCTCCAGCCGCGCCGCGGCAGCTGGCGCTGGGCCGTGCTCGGCGCCGTCACCGGCGTGCTGGTCGCGGTCGTGCTGTTCGCACCGGCACGCTGGCTCGCCTCGGCGCTCTCGGGCTGGACGCAAGGCCGCCTGCTGCTGGTCAACCCGCGCGGCACGGTCTGGAACGGCACCGCCGCCGTCGTGTTCGCCAGCGGCGCGGGCGGCGCGCAGGCCGTCTCGCTGCCGGGCCTGTTGAACTGGCGCATGTGGCCGAACTGGCGCGGCCTGTCGGCGCGCCTTGATCTTTCGTGCTGCGCGGCGCAACCGCTCGGCCTGCAAGCCAGCCCGCGCGCCGACGGCCTGCAGCTCACATGGCAGGACGCCCGCTCGCGCTGGCCCGCCACGCTGCTCACCGGCCTGGGCGCGCCCTGGAACACCCTCAAACTCGAAGGCGCGCTCGACCTCAATACGCGCGCCTTCGCCATGCAGTGGGACGGCCCCGCATTGCGCATCGAAGGCCAGGCCACGCTCGACGCCACCGATGTCTCGTCCGCCCTGTCGACCCTGCGGCCGATGGGCAGCTACCGCCTCTCACTCGAAGGCGGCACGCGGCCCACGCTGCTGCTGAGCACGCGCGAAGGCAGCCTCGAACTGAACGGCAGCGGCAGCTGGAGCGGCACCGCGTTGCGCTTCAACGGCGAAGCCAGCGCGGCACCGGGCCGCGAAGACGCACTTTCCAATTTGTTGAACATCATCGGGCGGCGCGACGGTGCGCGCTCGATCATCACCCTGGGTTGA
- the gspI gene encoding type II secretion system minor pseudopilin GspI: MTQRLRRTARHRGFTLIEVLIALGIVALALAAGSQATMSLTRNAQRQSDLVLAGLCAENELAKARLSRQMPAIGDSGSICLQAGLTFLVTTTTVPTLNPNFRRVEVQVRDEGSAPLLRVSTVVGRV; encoded by the coding sequence ATGACACAACGGCTGCGGCGCACCGCACGCCACCGCGGCTTCACGCTGATCGAGGTGCTGATCGCGCTCGGCATCGTCGCGCTCGCGCTCGCGGCCGGCTCGCAGGCCACGATGTCGCTCACGCGCAATGCGCAGCGCCAGTCCGACCTCGTGCTGGCCGGCCTGTGCGCCGAAAACGAACTCGCCAAGGCGCGCCTGTCGCGGCAGATGCCAGCCATCGGCGACTCCGGCTCGATCTGCCTGCAGGCCGGCCTCACCTTCCTCGTGACGACCACGACGGTGCCCACGCTCAACCCGAACTTCCGGCGCGTCGAAGTGCAGGTGCGCGACGAAGGCAGCGCGCCGCTGCTGCGCGTCTCGACCGTGGTGGGGCGCGTCTGA
- the gspL gene encoding type II secretion system protein GspL has product MTPLLLIAPLPPADAAGEYDWAQAGEDGIALRDQGRALLALLPSGPEVTLGIPSAALSWHRVTLPKGSMGSTSKLRAVLDGLLEEHLLDEPETLHFALAPDAKAGEPVWVAACNRIWLRSVVQGLEAAGRRVVRIVPEFTPQPADAPPLLQITGEAEAPQLTVCDGDGVVSLPLAGAGLALSNSLPLDTAVISTEPAVAEAAEHLLERRVPIVQAPQRWLHATRTPWELAQFDLAVTGRARAGKKFASVLQTLRFAPEWRAARWGIVVLLLTQLIGLNAWAWKERNALESKRQATRAILTQTFPSVKIVVDAPLQMGREVAALQQAVGDVAPSDFEPMVGAIAAALPSGRSPSAIDFSAGQLRLRGLGLQPQEVTQITSVLSPRGYQVRTEGDLLLVQAEANR; this is encoded by the coding sequence ATGACCCCGCTGCTGCTCATTGCTCCCCTCCCTCCGGCCGATGCCGCGGGTGAGTACGACTGGGCCCAGGCCGGTGAGGACGGCATCGCCTTGCGCGACCAGGGCCGAGCGCTGCTGGCACTGCTGCCGTCGGGCCCCGAGGTCACGCTCGGCATTCCGTCCGCGGCGCTTTCGTGGCACCGCGTCACGCTGCCCAAGGGCAGCATGGGCAGCACCTCGAAGCTGCGCGCCGTGCTCGACGGCCTGCTCGAAGAGCACCTGCTCGACGAGCCGGAAACCCTGCACTTCGCGCTCGCACCCGACGCCAAGGCCGGCGAGCCCGTGTGGGTCGCGGCCTGCAACCGCATCTGGCTGCGCAGCGTCGTGCAAGGGCTCGAAGCCGCCGGCCGGCGCGTCGTGCGCATCGTTCCCGAATTCACGCCGCAGCCGGCCGATGCGCCGCCGCTGCTGCAGATCACGGGTGAGGCCGAAGCCCCGCAGCTCACCGTTTGCGACGGCGACGGCGTGGTCTCGCTGCCGCTGGCCGGCGCAGGCCTGGCCCTGTCGAACAGCCTGCCGCTCGACACCGCCGTGATCAGCACCGAACCCGCCGTCGCCGAAGCGGCCGAACACCTGCTCGAGCGCCGCGTGCCGATCGTGCAGGCGCCGCAGCGCTGGCTGCACGCCACGCGCACGCCCTGGGAGCTCGCGCAGTTCGACCTCGCCGTGACGGGCCGCGCGCGCGCCGGCAAGAAGTTCGCGTCGGTGTTGCAGACGCTGCGCTTCGCGCCCGAATGGCGCGCCGCGCGCTGGGGCATCGTGGTGCTGCTGCTGACTCAATTGATCGGCCTGAACGCCTGGGCCTGGAAGGAGCGCAACGCGCTCGAGTCCAAGCGTCAGGCCACGCGCGCCATCCTCACGCAGACCTTCCCCTCGGTGAAGATCGTGGTCGACGCGCCGCTGCAGATGGGCCGCGAGGTCGCCGCGCTGCAGCAGGCCGTGGGCGACGTGGCACCGAGCGATTTCGAACCCATGGTCGGCGCCATCGCCGCCGCCCTGCCGTCCGGCCGCTCCCCGAGCGCGATCGATTTCAGCGCCGGCCAGCTGCGCCTGCGCGGCCTCGGGCTGCAGCCGCAGGAGGTCACGCAGATCACCAGCGTGCTGTCGCCGCGCGGCTACCAGGTGCGCACCGAAGGCGATCTGCTGCTGGTGCAGGCCGAGGCCAACCGATGA
- a CDS encoding type II secretion system protein N produces the protein MTSPYSAARWHAPLATTGLWALAAGAAVFWALRLASPADAVAAAATMPRAPVAADAEAVARLLGVVTVTSNAPVAPEAASRFALSGVVADPSNQGAALISIDGKPPRPFRVGSKVGESYVLQSVGVRAATLGAQRDGPAAFTLQLPVRAPLSMGLPTPPAGLPVVSSPAPAGPLPTTMPAVVMPPQQQLQPAATAGAAMEPPPQAQSPAQ, from the coding sequence ATGACAAGTCCTTACTCCGCGGCCCGCTGGCATGCCCCACTTGCAACGACGGGGCTTTGGGCGTTGGCCGCAGGCGCCGCGGTGTTCTGGGCGCTGAGGCTGGCGTCGCCGGCCGATGCGGTGGCGGCTGCGGCCACGATGCCGCGCGCGCCGGTCGCGGCCGATGCCGAGGCGGTGGCCCGGTTGCTGGGCGTGGTCACGGTGACGTCGAACGCGCCCGTGGCGCCGGAGGCCGCGAGCCGCTTCGCGCTGTCGGGCGTGGTGGCGGACCCGTCGAACCAGGGCGCGGCGCTGATCTCGATCGACGGCAAGCCGCCGCGGCCGTTCCGCGTCGGCTCGAAGGTCGGCGAGAGCTATGTGCTGCAGTCGGTGGGGGTGCGCGCGGCGACGCTCGGCGCCCAGCGCGATGGGCCCGCGGCGTTCACGCTGCAACTGCCGGTGCGTGCGCCGTTGAGCATGGGGCTTCCGACGCCGCCTGCCGGCCTGCCCGTGGTGTCGTCACCTGCGCCGGCCGGGCCCTTGCCGACCACGATGCCGGCGGTGGTGATGCCGCCGCAGCAGCAACTTCAACCCGCCGCCACGGCGGGCGCCGCGATGGAGCCGCCGCCGCAGGCGCAGAGCCCTGCGCAGTAA
- the gspG gene encoding type II secretion system major pseudopilin GspG: MNKLLRSVSRTAQRGFTLIELMVVLVIIGVLAALIVPNVIERADDARVTAARTDINNLMQALKLYRLDNQRYPTAEQGLQSLLTRPTAGPAAPNWKPYVEKLPNDPWGHPYQYMNPGIKGEIDVLSFGADGQSGGEGKNADIGSWQ, translated from the coding sequence ATGAACAAACTCCTTCGTTCCGTCTCCCGCACCGCCCAGCGCGGCTTCACGCTGATCGAACTCATGGTGGTGCTTGTCATCATCGGCGTGCTCGCGGCCCTGATCGTGCCGAACGTGATCGAGCGCGCCGACGACGCCCGCGTCACCGCCGCCCGCACCGACATCAACAACCTGATGCAGGCGCTCAAGCTCTACCGCCTCGACAACCAGCGCTACCCGACCGCCGAGCAGGGCCTGCAGTCGCTGCTGACCCGCCCCACCGCGGGCCCGGCCGCACCCAACTGGAAGCCCTACGTCGAGAAGCTGCCCAACGACCCCTGGGGCCATCCGTACCAGTACATGAACCCGGGCATCAAGGGCGAAATCGACGTGCTCTCCTTCGGCGCCGACGGACAGAGCGGCGGCGAGGGCAAGAATGCCGACATCGGCAGCTGGCAGTAA
- a CDS encoding GspE/PulE family protein has product MRYPLPYAFARSQQLLLEAADDGRHTLWMSAHPARSAVGEVTRKYGVQAFEVLDAGPLAQRISAAYAQGESSAAAVVSEVQNDADLSRMMQELPAVEDLLASAGDAPIIRMLNALLTQAARDGASDIHIEPYERTSSVRFRIDGTLREVVQPNRALHAALISRLKIMADLDISEKRLPQDGRISLRIGTRAVDVRVSTLPSAHGERAVLRLLDKSESKLTLESVGMQGDSLARFEKLIAQPHGIILVTGPTGSGKTTTLYAALARLDASRSNIMTVEDPIEYELPGVGQTQINAKIELTFAKALRAILRQDPDVIMIGEIRDFETAQIAIQASLTGHLVLATLHTNDSVSAVTRLTDMGVEPFLLSSSLLGVLAQRLVRKVCTACGGPGCEVCGQTGYQGRTGIFELLVADDEVQALIHGKAAESALFEAGARGGLRSMREDGERLVQAGITSRAELLRVTRE; this is encoded by the coding sequence ATGCGCTATCCCCTGCCCTACGCGTTCGCCCGCAGCCAGCAACTGCTGCTCGAAGCCGCGGACGACGGCCGCCACACACTGTGGATGTCTGCCCACCCGGCGCGCAGTGCGGTCGGTGAAGTGACCCGCAAGTACGGCGTGCAGGCCTTCGAAGTGCTCGACGCCGGCCCGCTCGCCCAACGCATCAGCGCCGCCTACGCCCAGGGCGAATCGAGCGCCGCCGCGGTGGTCAGCGAAGTGCAGAACGACGCCGACCTCTCGCGCATGATGCAGGAGCTGCCGGCCGTCGAAGACCTGCTGGCCAGCGCCGGCGATGCGCCCATCATCCGCATGCTCAATGCGCTGCTCACGCAGGCCGCGCGCGACGGTGCCAGCGACATCCACATCGAGCCCTACGAGCGCACGTCGTCCGTGCGCTTTCGCATCGACGGCACCTTGCGCGAAGTGGTGCAGCCCAACCGCGCACTGCACGCCGCGCTGATCTCGCGCCTGAAGATCATGGCCGACCTCGACATCTCCGAGAAGCGGCTTCCGCAGGACGGGCGCATCAGCCTGCGCATCGGCACGCGCGCGGTCGACGTGCGGGTGTCGACGCTGCCCAGCGCGCACGGCGAACGCGCCGTGCTGCGCCTCCTGGACAAGAGCGAATCGAAGCTCACGCTCGAGTCGGTCGGCATGCAGGGCGACTCGCTGGCACGCTTCGAAAAACTCATTGCGCAGCCGCACGGCATCATCCTCGTGACCGGCCCGACCGGCTCGGGCAAGACCACCACGCTGTACGCCGCGCTGGCCCGGCTCGATGCGAGCCGCAGCAACATCATGACGGTGGAAGACCCCATCGAGTACGAGCTGCCGGGCGTGGGCCAGACGCAGATCAACGCGAAGATCGAACTCACCTTCGCCAAGGCCCTGCGCGCCATCCTGCGGCAAGACCCCGACGTGATCATGATCGGCGAAATCCGCGACTTCGAAACCGCGCAGATCGCGATCCAGGCCTCGCTCACCGGTCACCTCGTGCTGGCCACGCTGCACACCAACGACTCGGTGAGCGCCGTCACGCGCCTCACCGACATGGGCGTGGAGCCCTTCCTCTTGAGCTCGTCGCTGCTCGGCGTACTGGCCCAGCGCCTCGTGCGCAAGGTCTGCACGGCCTGCGGCGGCCCGGGCTGCGAGGTCTGCGGCCAGACCGGCTACCAGGGCCGCACCGGCATCTTCGAGCTGCTCGTGGCCGACGACGAGGTGCAGGCGCTCATCCACGGCAAGGCCGCAGAGAGCGCGCTGTTCGAAGCCGGCGCACGCGGCGGCCTGCGCTCCATGCGCGAAGACGGCGAACGGCTGGTGCAGGCCGGCATCACCTCGCGCGCCGAACTGCTGCGCGTCACCCGCGAGTAA
- the gspM gene encoding type II secretion system protein GspM, with protein sequence MNFSEQLKARWAVLGMRERRLVIGAVALVALALLWWIALAPALRTLAAAPAEHARLDAQLQQMATLQNRAKALQSQPRLARDDALRALESSVRDGLGVTNAQLMTAGGDGGATVTLRGAPAQNLAQWLAQARGNAHAVPREVHLTRAPVAPPPPGAKPAPAATPDQPPQPRWDGTLVMALPAPR encoded by the coding sequence ATGAACTTCAGCGAACAACTCAAGGCCCGCTGGGCCGTCCTCGGGATGCGCGAGCGCCGCCTCGTCATCGGCGCCGTCGCGCTGGTGGCACTGGCCTTGCTCTGGTGGATCGCGCTCGCCCCCGCGCTGCGCACGCTGGCCGCGGCACCGGCCGAACACGCACGGCTCGACGCCCAGCTCCAGCAGATGGCCACCTTGCAGAACCGCGCGAAGGCGCTGCAGTCGCAACCGCGCCTGGCGCGCGACGACGCACTGCGCGCACTCGAAAGCTCGGTGCGCGACGGCCTCGGCGTCACGAACGCCCAGCTCATGACGGCCGGCGGCGACGGCGGCGCCACCGTCACGCTGCGCGGCGCGCCGGCCCAGAACCTGGCGCAATGGCTCGCACAGGCGCGCGGCAACGCGCACGCCGTGCCGCGCGAAGTGCACCTGACGCGCGCGCCCGTCGCACCGCCGCCGCCGGGCGCCAAGCCAGCGCCCGCCGCCACGCCCGACCAACCTCCGCAACCCCGCTGGGACGGCACGCTCGTGATGGCGCTGCCCGCCCCGCGTTAA
- a CDS encoding prepilin-type N-terminal cleavage/methylation domain-containing protein produces MPTSAAGSKRIAPGRTVQPLPRAVRGFTLLELIVVIAIIAIATASVSFAMRDSNAAALDREADRLAALLESARAQSRASGVMVRWRLVEGGGFVFDGLPADALPTGWIHAGITAQPLLGGGTPVAALQLGPDPIIPAQQVMLHSEGPPARMLRVATDGLRPFTVFAVP; encoded by the coding sequence ATGCCGACATCGGCAGCTGGCAGTAAGCGCATCGCCCCCGGCCGCACCGTGCAGCCACTCCCTCGCGCGGTGCGCGGCTTCACCTTGCTGGAACTCATCGTGGTGATCGCGATCATCGCCATCGCGACTGCCAGCGTCAGCTTCGCAATGCGCGACAGCAACGCCGCCGCGCTCGACCGCGAGGCCGACCGCCTCGCCGCCCTGCTCGAATCGGCCCGCGCCCAGTCACGCGCCAGCGGCGTCATGGTGCGCTGGCGCCTCGTCGAAGGCGGCGGCTTCGTCTTCGACGGCCTGCCGGCCGACGCCTTGCCCACGGGCTGGATCCACGCCGGCATCACGGCCCAGCCCCTGCTGGGCGGCGGCACGCCGGTGGCGGCGCTGCAGCTCGGGCCCGACCCCATCATTCCGGCGCAGCAGGTCATGCTGCACAGCGAAGGCCCGCCCGCGCGCATGCTGCGCGTCGCCACCGACGGGCTGCGTCCGTTCACCGTGTTCGCCGTGCCATGA
- the gspD gene encoding type II secretion system secretin GspD has protein sequence MKKPLSSSGARPGLIALAVRLLIAASFVPVLPAAYAQTGDAPRRGEPITLNFAAADIEAVARTMAVVTGRDVVVDPRVKGTMNLVTDRPLAPAAAFNQFAAALRLQGFAVVEADGLFKVVPEADAKLQTSTVNTSISGASSTAGNQIVTQIFRLNYESANSLLPVLRPLIPPNNTINVNPGNNSLVITDYADNMRRLARIIASLDVPNASDIEVIQLKHSIATDMVPLVTRLVDGGGASTPGAAAPGGADASFRTTLMADPRSNSLILRAANPARVQLVRTLVEKLDRPPAESSNGAAGNIYVVYLKNADAVRLAATLRAAMAASQQQSQVPGAPGAAGSAGSSAPPAGMPQQMQASFGGNAQGGGSAAANAPLNNANQPSTGGQIQADPSTNSLIITAPEPQYRQMRAVIDKLDGRRAQVMIEALIVEVSAKKAANFGVQWQSALGNNAVIGTNSSLASANILALTQALATRDVANIRPSTGLNLGIAGKIGGQYILGAIANFFNSDGDANVLSTPNLLTLDNEEAKIVIGQNVPFVTGQYASTSGSVGINPFTTVERKDVGLTLRVRPTINENGTVKMTIFQETSTVDQNTAKDPNGPTTNKRSIESSVLVEDGGLVMLGGLLSDNYGNTIEKVPVAGDIPVLGNLFKNEVRTRDKSNLMMFLRPAVMRDGASTEAFAYDRYDEIRGMQQRTQPNTDNIMLRGVDSAPVLPEAPLVRINRINGNSDDSKKSGQTRMEGTQLIPPPRPASDNRRLAPSPLRGALPPTSDPTSSRESP, from the coding sequence ATGAAGAAGCCTCTGTCCTCGTCCGGCGCCCGCCCCGGCCTCATTGCGCTCGCGGTACGCCTGCTGATCGCGGCGTCGTTCGTGCCGGTCTTGCCAGCCGCCTACGCGCAGACCGGCGACGCCCCGCGGCGCGGCGAACCGATCACGCTCAACTTTGCCGCCGCCGACATCGAGGCCGTGGCGCGCACCATGGCGGTGGTTACCGGGCGCGACGTGGTGGTCGACCCGCGCGTGAAGGGCACCATGAACTTGGTCACCGACCGCCCGCTGGCGCCGGCCGCCGCGTTCAACCAGTTCGCCGCCGCGCTGCGCCTGCAGGGCTTCGCGGTGGTCGAGGCCGACGGCCTGTTCAAGGTGGTGCCCGAGGCCGACGCCAAGCTGCAGACCAGCACCGTCAACACCTCCATCAGCGGCGCCAGCTCGACCGCGGGCAACCAGATCGTCACGCAGATCTTTCGCCTGAACTACGAGTCGGCCAACAGCCTGCTGCCGGTGCTGCGCCCGCTGATTCCGCCGAACAACACCATCAACGTGAACCCGGGCAACAACTCGCTCGTGATCACCGACTACGCCGACAACATGCGCCGGCTGGCGCGCATCATCGCGTCGCTCGACGTGCCCAACGCGTCCGACATCGAAGTCATCCAGCTCAAGCATTCGATTGCCACCGACATGGTGCCGCTGGTCACGCGGCTGGTCGACGGCGGCGGTGCGAGCACGCCGGGCGCCGCCGCGCCGGGCGGGGCCGACGCCTCGTTCCGCACCACGCTGATGGCCGACCCGCGCAGCAACTCGCTGATTCTTCGCGCCGCCAACCCCGCGCGCGTGCAGCTCGTGCGCACGCTGGTCGAGAAGCTCGATCGTCCGCCCGCAGAAAGCAGCAACGGCGCGGCCGGCAACATCTACGTGGTCTACCTGAAGAACGCCGATGCGGTGCGCCTCGCGGCCACGCTGCGCGCCGCCATGGCCGCTAGCCAGCAGCAGTCGCAGGTGCCGGGCGCGCCCGGCGCCGCGGGCAGCGCCGGCTCGTCGGCGCCGCCGGCCGGCATGCCGCAGCAGATGCAGGCCAGCTTCGGCGGCAACGCCCAGGGCGGCGGTTCGGCCGCGGCCAACGCGCCGCTGAACAACGCCAACCAGCCGTCCACCGGCGGCCAGATCCAGGCCGACCCGAGCACCAACTCGCTGATCATCACCGCGCCCGAACCGCAGTACCGCCAGATGCGCGCCGTGATCGACAAGCTCGACGGCCGCCGCGCACAGGTGATGATCGAGGCGCTCATCGTCGAGGTCAGCGCCAAGAAGGCCGCCAACTTCGGCGTGCAGTGGCAGAGCGCGCTGGGCAACAACGCCGTCATCGGCACCAACTCCAGCCTGGCCAGCGCCAACATCCTGGCGCTCACGCAGGCACTGGCCACGCGCGATGTGGCCAATATCCGGCCGTCCACCGGCCTGAACCTGGGCATCGCCGGCAAGATCGGCGGCCAGTACATCCTGGGCGCCATCGCCAACTTCTTCAACAGCGACGGCGACGCCAACGTGCTCTCCACGCCCAACCTGCTGACGCTGGACAACGAAGAAGCCAAGATCGTCATCGGCCAGAACGTGCCCTTCGTGACCGGCCAGTACGCCAGCACCTCGGGCTCGGTCGGCATCAACCCGTTCACCACGGTGGAACGCAAGGACGTGGGCCTCACCCTGCGCGTGCGCCCGACCATCAACGAGAACGGCACCGTGAAGATGACCATCTTCCAGGAGACCTCCACGGTCGACCAGAACACGGCCAAGGACCCGAACGGCCCGACCACCAACAAGCGCTCCATCGAATCGAGCGTGCTGGTCGAAGACGGCGGCCTGGTCATGCTCGGCGGCCTGCTGTCGGACAACTACGGCAACACCATCGAGAAGGTGCCCGTGGCCGGCGACATCCCGGTGCTCGGCAACCTGTTCAAGAACGAAGTGCGCACGCGCGACAAGAGCAACCTCATGATGTTCCTGCGCCCCGCCGTGATGCGCGACGGCGCCTCCACCGAAGCCTTCGCCTACGACCGCTACGACGAGATCCGCGGCATGCAGCAGCGCACGCAGCCCAACACCGACAACATCATGCTGCGCGGTGTCGACTCGGCGCCCGTGCTGCCCGAGGCGCCGCTGGTGCGCATCAACCGCATCAACGGCAACAGCGACGACAGCAAGAAGAGCGGTCAGACCCGCATGGAAGGCACGCAGCTCATCCCGCCGCCGCGCCCCGCGAGCGACAACCGCCGGCTCGCACCCAGCCCGCTGCGCGGCGCACTGCCGCCCACCTCCGACCCGACCAGCTCGCGCGAGTCGCCCTGA
- the gspK gene encoding type II secretion system minor pseudopilin GspK yields the protein MTAPRSHRTTGTRRQSGAALLAAMLTVMLVATFSAAALWQQWRSAEVEGAERARVQAAWVLIGALDWSRLILGEDGRAGGPDHLGEPWAVPLEEARLTSFLSAEKNVASDNLEGLPDAFLSGRIVDAQSKLNVLSLVDAGKPVPASVATFTRLFNLLGLPAGELSQMTARLASALHTGTTDAASAGGASGGGAASADTGAAPLMPQEVAQLVWLGLSPATAAALEPYVTILPERTTLNLNTASAEAISASVESLGIASARQLVERRTRSFFKNIEEANAGLPSGGSRFNAAQHGVGTQYFEVYGRLRLDRTWVEEHSLLFRKGLAVTTVWRTRGAGATTPPAKP from the coding sequence ATGACCGCACCGCGCAGCCATCGCACGACAGGCACACGCCGCCAGTCCGGCGCCGCGCTGCTCGCCGCCATGCTGACCGTGATGCTGGTCGCCACCTTTTCCGCCGCGGCGCTCTGGCAGCAGTGGCGTTCCGCCGAGGTCGAAGGCGCCGAGCGCGCGCGCGTGCAGGCGGCCTGGGTGCTCATCGGCGCGCTCGACTGGTCACGCCTGATCCTCGGCGAAGACGGCCGCGCCGGCGGCCCCGACCACCTCGGCGAGCCGTGGGCCGTGCCGCTCGAAGAGGCCCGCCTCACCAGCTTTCTCTCGGCCGAGAAGAACGTGGCGAGCGACAACCTCGAAGGCCTGCCCGACGCGTTCCTGTCGGGCCGCATCGTCGACGCGCAGTCCAAGCTCAACGTGCTGTCACTGGTAGACGCCGGCAAGCCGGTGCCCGCCAGCGTCGCCACCTTCACGCGCCTCTTCAATCTGCTGGGCCTGCCGGCCGGCGAGCTCAGCCAGATGACCGCGCGGCTCGCGAGCGCGCTGCACACCGGCACCACCGACGCCGCCTCCGCGGGTGGTGCCAGCGGCGGTGGCGCTGCAAGCGCCGACACCGGCGCCGCCCCGCTGATGCCGCAGGAAGTCGCGCAGCTGGTCTGGCTCGGTCTCTCGCCCGCCACCGCCGCCGCGCTCGAGCCCTACGTGACGATCCTGCCGGAGCGCACCACGCTCAACCTCAACACGGCCAGCGCCGAGGCCATCAGCGCGAGCGTCGAATCGCTGGGCATTGCCAGCGCGCGCCAGCTGGTGGAGCGGCGCACCCGATCCTTCTTCAAGAACATCGAGGAGGCCAACGCCGGCCTGCCCAGCGGCGGCTCGCGTTTCAACGCGGCCCAGCACGGCGTGGGCACCCAGTATTTCGAGGTGTACGGCCGGCTGCGGCTCGATCGCACGTGGGTCGAAGAGCACTCGCTGCTCTTTCGCAAGGGCCTGGCCGTGACCACCGTGTGGCGCACGCGTGGCGCGGGCGCCACCACGCCTCCGGCAAAACCCTGA